The following proteins are encoded in a genomic region of Helicobacter macacae MIT 99-5501:
- a CDS encoding DUF411 domain-containing protein, with translation MRFLASIMTFALLATCLSANSANPNNANQSKFIKVFESPTCGCCDKWVEYMKSKGYKLEVHKSTDFYKIKEQHNIKPTYQSCHTGIITSGSQSYALEGHIPLGALEWLLEHKPQEAIGISAPGMPQGSPGMEQGIYEEYPVILLLKNGEYELLGIYKGDKLIKPAKIKD, from the coding sequence ATGAGATTCTTAGCTTCTATTATGACATTTGCATTGCTTGCGACTTGCTTAAGCGCAAATAGTGCAAACCCAAATAACGCAAATCAAAGCAAGTTTATCAAAGTCTTTGAAAGCCCTACTTGTGGGTGCTGTGATAAATGGGTAGAGTATATGAAGTCTAAAGGCTACAAACTAGAAGTGCATAAAAGCACGGATTTTTACAAAATCAAAGAGCAACACAACATAAAGCCCACTTACCAAAGCTGCCACACAGGGATAATCACAAGCGGCAGCCAAAGCTACGCGCTTGAGGGGCATATCCCACTTGGTGCGCTTGAGTGGCTATTAGAACACAAGCCACAAGAAGCCATTGGCATATCTGCACCGGGTATGCCTCAAGGAAGTCCGGGTATGGAGCAAGGGATTTATGAGGAATACCCTGTGATTTTGCTACTCAAAAATGGCGAATATGAGCTACTAGGAATCTACAAAGGCGACAAACTCATAAAACCAGCAAAAATCAAAGACTAG
- a CDS encoding anthranilate synthase component II, translated as MLVLIDNYDSFSYNLYQQIAQFYPQIQVVRNDECTILQIAKLKPKGLIISPGPKAPKDAGICIEAISHFAPQIPILGVCLGHQAICESFGGKVSYAPKIMHGKSSLIEANQDSPLFDSMPRFFEVARYHSLAIMEEKLPSCIEVIARVSSKNTPKSTKSTKLAKSKERHLQENVDENTIMAIAHKQYKTFGVQFHPESILTPLGNQIIKNFLAQIG; from the coding sequence ATGCTAGTGCTAATTGATAATTACGATAGTTTCTCATACAATCTCTACCAGCAAATCGCGCAATTTTACCCACAGATACAAGTAGTGCGAAACGATGAGTGCACTATTCTCCAAATAGCAAAGCTAAAGCCAAAAGGACTTATCATATCCCCCGGTCCCAAAGCCCCAAAAGACGCGGGAATCTGCATAGAAGCCATTTCGCATTTTGCCCCGCAGATTCCTATACTTGGGGTGTGTCTAGGACATCAAGCGATTTGCGAGTCATTTGGCGGAAAGGTAAGCTATGCCCCAAAGATTATGCACGGCAAAAGCTCGCTCATAGAAGCAAACCAAGATTCCCCACTTTTTGATTCTATGCCACGATTTTTTGAGGTGGCTCGCTATCATTCTTTGGCGATTATGGAGGAGAAGCTACCCTCCTGCATAGAAGTCATCGCACGCGTAAGTAGCAAAAATACTCCAAAATCTACAAAATCCACAAAACTTGCAAAATCTAAGGAACGGCATTTGCAAGAAAATGTAGATGAAAACACCATAATGGCTATCGCACATAAGCAGTATAAAACCTTTGGTGTGCAATTCCACCCAGAGTCAATCCTAACTCCACTGGGCAACCAAATAATCAAAAACTTTTTAGCACAGATTGGTTAA
- the trpD gene encoding anthranilate phosphoribosyltransferase, which produces MITDTIHSLTRKENLSSKQAKTTMDAIMEGKVSDVQIAAFLTALACKGESIDEITASVRSLREHCEHIECGEVLEIVGTGGDGSHSFNISSTASFIIASGGVKVAKHGNRAFSSKCGAADVFEALGVNISLPRERAKALIDEVGMCFLFAQNYHSAMKNVAPVRKELAIRTIFNIIGPLCNPANPQMEIMGVYEQRLLAPMAKVLQNLGIKRALVVYGLDKLDEISLSAPTQIYEVNGDKIDTYTISPQDFGYEVCDKSALKGGEAKENAQIIRDILSGKEKGAKAKIACLNAGAGLYLAGKASTIKEGVKLAESLIESGKASAKLEELIAKSK; this is translated from the coding sequence ATGATAACTGACACTATCCACTCACTCACTCGCAAAGAAAATCTAAGCTCCAAGCAAGCAAAAACCACAATGGACGCCATAATGGAGGGAAAAGTAAGCGATGTGCAAATCGCAGCGTTTCTAACCGCCCTAGCCTGCAAAGGAGAAAGTATCGATGAAATCACTGCTAGCGTGCGCTCTCTAAGGGAGCATTGCGAGCATATAGAATGTGGCGAAGTGCTAGAAATCGTAGGCACAGGTGGCGATGGCTCACATTCTTTCAATATCTCTTCCACCGCTTCGTTTATCATCGCTTCAGGTGGTGTCAAAGTTGCCAAACACGGCAATAGAGCATTTTCATCAAAATGCGGTGCAGCTGATGTGTTTGAAGCATTGGGAGTAAATATTTCACTACCAAGAGAGAGGGCAAAAGCACTCATAGATGAAGTGGGAATGTGCTTTTTGTTTGCCCAAAACTACCATAGTGCGATGAAAAATGTCGCCCCTGTACGCAAAGAGCTAGCAATTCGCACGATTTTTAACATCATAGGACCGCTATGCAATCCTGCAAATCCACAAATGGAAATAATGGGCGTCTATGAGCAAAGGCTACTAGCCCCTATGGCAAAGGTGCTGCAAAATCTAGGGATAAAACGAGCACTTGTAGTCTATGGACTAGACAAACTAGATGAAATCTCACTAAGCGCACCTACGCAAATCTATGAAGTAAATGGCGACAAAATCGATACTTACACGATTTCGCCACAGGACTTTGGCTATGAAGTGTGCGACAAATCCGCACTAAAAGGTGGCGAAGCAAAAGAAAACGCCCAAATCATAAGAGATATTTTAAGCGGGAAAGAAAAAGGAGCAAAAGCCAAAATCGCCTGCCTAAACGCAGGTGCAGGGCTATATCTAGCAGGCAAAGCAAGCACGATAAAAGAGGGCGTAAAACTTGCTGAAAGCCTAATAGAGAGTGGCAAGGCAAGCGCAAAACTAGAGGAGCTAATCGCCAAAAGCAAGTAA
- the trpC gene encoding indole-3-glycerol phosphate synthase TrpC: MDILQKIVESTKARVERDKARISFNVMREKAENLYKIQVESSGESRAKLSGDSPIKLPFAFEKALDSAHDSSDLVPQMRFICEVKKASPSKGIIAQDFPYLQIALEYERAGADCISCLTEPEFFCGADSYLCEIAKHTKIPILRKDFIIDSYMIYQAKVLGADCVLLISEILECEEMREFCDIAHSLGLSVLVESHSESALQNALSTNARLIGVNNRDLRDFKVDLQTSVRLKKLVPKDKIFVSESGIATHSDIALLQSSGINAVLIGETLMREKDKTNALNALKGVNL; the protein is encoded by the coding sequence TTGGATATTTTACAAAAAATCGTTGAATCAACAAAGGCGCGTGTGGAGCGGGATAAAGCGCGGATTTCTTTTAATGTAATGCGCGAAAAGGCGGAAAATCTTTATAAGATTCAGGTTGAATCAAGTGGCGAATCTAGAGCAAAATTGAGTGGCGATTCGCCGATAAAGTTGCCATTTGCGTTTGAAAAGGCGTTAGATTCCGCGCACGATTCAAGCGATTTAGTCCCCCAAATGCGCTTTATTTGCGAGGTGAAAAAGGCTTCACCATCAAAAGGCATTATCGCGCAGGATTTTCCTTACTTGCAAATCGCGCTTGAATATGAACGCGCGGGGGCGGATTGTATCTCTTGCTTGACAGAGCCAGAGTTTTTCTGTGGCGCGGATTCGTATTTGTGCGAGATTGCAAAGCATACAAAAATCCCTATTTTGCGCAAGGATTTTATCATCGATTCGTATATGATTTATCAGGCAAAGGTGCTTGGCGCGGATTGTGTGCTACTAATTAGTGAGATTTTGGAGTGTGAAGAAATGCGCGAGTTTTGCGACATAGCGCACTCTTTGGGACTAAGTGTGCTAGTGGAGTCGCACAGCGAATCCGCCCTGCAAAACGCGCTAAGCACAAATGCGCGACTTATCGGTGTAAATAACCGCGATTTGCGGGACTTCAAAGTGGATTTGCAAACAAGTGTGAGGCTAAAAAAGCTCGTGCCAAAGGATAAAATCTTTGTCTCTGAATCAGGAATCGCCACGCATAGCGACATAGCCCTTTTGCAATCAAGTGGCATAAATGCCGTCCTCATCGGCGAAACGCTAATGCGCGAAAAAGACAAAACCAACGCCCTAAATGCACTTAAAGGCGTGAATCTATGA
- a CDS encoding phosphoribosylanthranilate isomerase, whose amino-acid sequence MLKIKFCGLFRECDIDYANALKPDFVGFIFVEHSKRFVDFATAQALKSRLDSRIKAVGVFVDSPVERIMEALSEGIIDAVQLHGSEDNAYISALKACMQSDLGKESPIIKAIKISDSHSLAQGLESSAQCGADFILLDSPNAGSGRAFDWNALAQRLKKQDFTREFQTRFFLAGGVNVENIQSAIALKPFCIDISSGIESNRVKDFAKMQTIINAVRS is encoded by the coding sequence GTGTTGAAAATCAAATTTTGTGGGCTTTTTAGGGAGTGTGATATTGATTATGCAAATGCGCTAAAGCCAGACTTTGTGGGCTTTATCTTTGTGGAGCATTCAAAGCGATTCGTGGATTTTGCCACGGCTCAAGCCCTAAAATCGCGTCTAGATTCTAGAATCAAAGCGGTGGGTGTGTTTGTAGATAGCCCTGTGGAGCGCATTATGGAGGCTTTGAGCGAGGGCATTATAGACGCTGTGCAGTTGCACGGGAGCGAGGATAATGCCTATATCAGCGCGTTAAAAGCGTGTATGCAAAGCGATTTAGGCAAGGAATCGCCCATTATCAAGGCGATAAAGATAAGCGATTCGCACTCTTTGGCGCAGGGTTTGGAATCTAGTGCGCAATGTGGGGCGGACTTTATCTTGCTAGATAGCCCAAATGCTGGGAGTGGGAGGGCATTTGATTGGAATGCTTTGGCACAACGCCTTAAAAAGCAAGATTTTACGCGAGAATTTCAAACGCGTTTTTTCTTAGCAGGTGGGGTAAATGTAGAAAATATCCAAAGCGCAATCGCGCTAAAGCCCTTTTGCATTGACATTTCAAGCGGAATCGAATCAAATAGAGTAAAAGATTTTGCCAAAATGCAGACAATCATCAATGCTGTGCGCTCCTAA